A segment of the Odoribacter splanchnicus DSM 20712 genome:
TCACTTATAACAGGACAAAGATGCAGCTCAAAGAACTGGAATATGCACTCGAAAATGCCAAAATCAGTTATGCCCTCCAACAATTAAGTATCGAAAAAAACGTCACCAGCCAATTTTACGATGTATATCAAAAACAAAAGGATCTGAACATCTCCCGGGATGAATACAACAACCAGAAACAAAACTACGATATCATCAAAAATAAGGTCGAAGCCGGGCTGTTAGCCAAAGAAGAACTTTATCAGGCGGAAGTCAATCTGGCGAACAGTGAATCCACTGTATATTCGAAAGAGATCAGTTTTGAAAATGCGAAAGACAATTTCAAGCTTTTACTGGGAATGTCGCTGGATGAAGATATCGCGATACTGTTCGACAATAATATTCCGACAGTCGATGTCAATATTAACGATGCAGTTAAATACGCCCTGGATCAACGCATGGAAATCCGCCAAAAACAGATTACCCTGGAACAGGATGTATTTTCGATTATCCGGACAAAAGCAGAAAGCGAATTCAAAGGTGATTTAAGTGTCCGGGTAGGTATGGATGCCCTGGCTGGAAAAGTAAAAAATATGTACGACAAGCCCACCGACAACGAAGAGGTTGGCGTAACCCTCACCATTCCGATCTTCGATTGGGGGGCTAAAAAGGCAAAAGTAAAATCCAGCCAACTGGCTATGGAATCGGACGAAATCAGCCTCGAAGAACAGAAAAAAGAGATTGTCATCGATGTCCGCCAGATTTGCCGTAACCTGCCGACGCTGATCCGTCAAATCGAAATCAAAAAGAAAAGCATTGAAAATGCGGAACGTACCTATGAAATCAATCTGGAAAAATATCGCAACGGTAATCTGACCGGTATGGACTTACAACAGTTCCAAAACCAGTTGACTACTGCCAAACAAGATTATACGAGCGCTATTATCAGCTACAAAATCGAGCTCTTGAACCTGAAAATCCAAACCCTTTGGGATTTTGAAACCCATAAAAGTTATTTACCTGTAGATCTATTGAAATAAAATAACCCTATAAGTCCGTTAACAAGTAAAATCACGATAATCATGAATAAGAATTTTAAAATCCTGGGAGCTGTTATGTTAGGATTCATGTCGTTTTCCTGTAATAACAATCAGGGAAATAACTCTTCTGAAGCCACTACCCCAGTATGGGTCGAGGACGTACAACTCAGAAACATTGAGGAATATATTACAACAACCGGAACAGCAAAGGCAGCTAAAACGATAGAAATAAAATCGGAAACCAACGGAGCTTACTACTTACAGAAAAATCCGAAAACCGGTCGTCCTTATCAGCTGGGTGACATCGTCGAAGCCGGAGCCGTCATCATCCGTCTGGAAAATAAGGAATATGAAAACAACGTGCAGTTGGAAAGTAAGAAATTACAAATCCAGATCACCGAGAAGGAATGGGAAGGTCAGAAAATCCTGCTCGAGAAAGGCGGAGCAACCGAAAAAGACGTAAACAACGCTGAAAACTCTTATATCAATGCGAAGTTAGCCTTGGAAAACGGTTATATCACTTTAGAAAAACTGAGTATCAAAGCTCCGTTCAAAGGAGTTATCGTCAATCTTCCCTACTATACTCCGGGGGTAGAAGTCGCTTCCGGTAGTGTGATGGTCGGCCTGATGGATTATAGTAAAATGTATGTAGAAACCCAATTCCCTGAAAACACATTGACCAAACTGAGAATCGGACAGCAAGTACATATCACCAATTACAATATCAAATCGGATACTTTAAGAGGCATACTGACTCAGTTATCTCCGGCCATCAACGAAGAAACCCGTACCTTCTCGGGGTATATCGAAATCGATAACCCGGATTTAAAACTTCGTCCGGGTATGTTCGCCAAAGCAGATATCGTCACAGTACGGAAAGACTCTGTCATCTCTATTCCCAAAGATATCATTAAAAACCGCCGGGGAGGTAAATTAGTATATACGGTCGACAGAAACAGTGCCGAAGAAAAAGTCATCCATACCGGTATCAGTGACGATAAATACATCGAAGTAGAAAAAGGACTCAAAGCCGGGGACAAGATCGTCGTGAAAGGTTACGAATGGTTACGTAACCGGAGCAAAGTAAAAGTGATGAAGTAACTGTATTCACGACAGTCTGAAAAATTCTTTGTCGGTAAACGTCCAAATTGGTAAACGATTAAATTATGGGAATTACAAAATTTGCAGTAAAATACCCGGTCAGTGTATTAATGATCACACTGGGGGTATGTCTGCTAGGAATCATATCATACAATAAATTGGGAACAGATTTATTTCCCGATTTAAAAAATCCGGCTTTATATATCGATTTGCAAGCCGGTGAGCGTCCACCTGAAGAGATCGAAAAACAGTTTGTAGAAAAAATAGAAGCTATGGCAGCACGCCAGGAAGGTGTGAAAGACGTCAGTAGCAGCAGTAAGGTAGGAGGAGCCACGATTACGGTGGAATACGACTGGGATCAGGATATGGATGCCGCCTTTTTGGATTTGCAACGCAGCATGTCTCAAATCGCTCAGGACGAAGAAATCACTTCCCTGAATGTTTCCCGCTACGATGCCAATGCCACGCCGGTCATGATCATTTCCATGAGCCATAAAGAAATCAAGGATATGAACGAACTCCGGAAAATAGCAGAAAACTATATGCGGAGCGAACTGGTCAGACTGGAAGGTGTGGCCGATATCCGACTCAACGGCCAGGAAAATGCTTTTGTGGAGGTCAAAACCGACTCTTATATGCTGGAAGCTTTCAACCTGACTGCCGAAACGATCGCGTCGAAAATAGAAAGTATGAACCGGAATGTTTCGGGAGGTACCATTGTAAACGACGACATCCAATATACGGTAAAAGGGGTGAATTTATTAAAAGACCTGGAAGACATCGGGAATATTATCGTTGCTTTCAAAACCCCCGGTAGTACCGACACCGAGTCGGGGAACAGCTCTACCGTGAAAGCTCCGGTATACCTGAAAGATGTTGCCAAAATCGAATTAAAAAATAAAGATCCTGAAAATCTGGTGCGCTACGATGCCGAACGTAGTCTGAGTATCAGTGTCTACAAAGAGAATAAATACAATACGGTGAAGGCAGTTGAAAATATCACTGCCAAACTGGAAGAATTGCAGAAAAGTATGCCCGGTTATGAATTTCACGTCATCAGTAACCAGGGAGATTTTATCGGAGCTTCGATCGGGGAGGTCAAGGATTCTGCCGTTATGGGTATTTTATTGGCCATGCTGGTATTGTACGTTTTCCTGCGCCGCATCAATACAACCTTGATCGTCAGTGTTTCTATTCCGGTGTCCATCATCGCTACGTTCAATTTGATGTACTTCAACGGATTGACGATCAATATCATGACACTGGGGGGATTAGCCCTGGGAGCCGGTATGTTGATCGATAATGCCATTGTTGTCATGGAGAATATTTTCCGGAATCTGGAAAACGGCCTTTCCCCCAAGGAAGCGGCTATCAAAGGAGCTTCGGAAGTTTCAGGGGCTATCACGTCTTCAACCCTCACGACCATAGTGGTATTCTTACCTATCGTTTACATCCAGGGAGCTGCCGGAGAACTTTTTAAAGAACAGGCCTGGACCGTTTCGTTCTCTCTATTGTCTTCTCTTTTTGTTGCGGTATTGTTAATCCCGATGTTAGCTTCACAATATGTGAAAGCACCTGCCAAAAATCAGGCTTCTTTAAAAATCAAAGGATACGGTCAGTTTGTCGGTAAACTTTTGAAACACCGGTACGCTGTCGTCCTGACCGCGTTAGTGGTCATGATCGGAAGTTACCTGCTGCTCCCGTTGATCGATAAAGAATTTATGCCTAAAGCAGATTCCCGGGAATTTTCGACTTACATCACTCTGGAGCCGGGAACCCGTCTGCAAAGCACGGATAATGCGGCCGCTACCATCGAAAATATGATTATAGAGTTGGCAGGAGACGATCTGGAATGGATTTTTACTCAGGTTGGACCTTCGACAACAACCGAAAGCCAAACGACTAGCGGGAAACTCGAAGGCGAAAATCAGGCAGAGGTAAAAGTCAAATTGAAAAACAAAGCCAAAGCCGATGCAGATTATATTATCAGTAATCTGAGTCATAATTACACGATTCCCGAGGGCGTGGAAATATCGTTCGAAAAGGAACAATCTGCCTTACAAAGCATCCTCGGAACGGAAGGAGCTCCTGTAATTATCGAGATTAAAGGGGAGGAACTGGAAATGATCGACGAACTCAGCACGGAGGTGAAGGAGAAAATAGCCTCTATCCCCGGACTCTACGATATCAAAACTTCTATGGAACAAGGAGCTCCGGAAGTCAACATCTCTATCGACCGGTTGAAAAGCGGGATTTACGGGGTAGATATCGCTTCGGTGGCCAGTCAGATAAAAGAAAAGCTGAACGGGAAGACGGCCAGCAATTTCGAATCCGAAGGTGAACCGATCGATATCGAAATCAAAGTACCGGAAGTATCGCTCGATGAATTGCAAAATGTTGAAATCGTACAAGGAGAAAAGAAATATCGTCTGGGTGAGATTGCAGAGGTTTCGATTACGACAGCTCCGAAAGAAATCAACCGTAGCAACCAAAACCGGATCGGTAAAGTCACCGCAATGCTCGAAAAGGGCTATACATTAGGCAGTGTCACTCCGGAAATCAAAGCACAGTTGAAAGATATCCAATTCCCTGCTAAATATTCAGCACAAATTACCGGAGAAGAAGAGAAACGGGCCGAATCGTTTCAAGGTTTGTCCTTTGCTCTGATACTATCTATCGTATTGGTATATATGGTGATGGCTTCTCAATTCGAATCCTTGCGTCATCCGT
Coding sequences within it:
- a CDS encoding efflux RND transporter periplasmic adaptor subunit, whose amino-acid sequence is MNKNFKILGAVMLGFMSFSCNNNQGNNSSEATTPVWVEDVQLRNIEEYITTTGTAKAAKTIEIKSETNGAYYLQKNPKTGRPYQLGDIVEAGAVIIRLENKEYENNVQLESKKLQIQITEKEWEGQKILLEKGGATEKDVNNAENSYINAKLALENGYITLEKLSIKAPFKGVIVNLPYYTPGVEVASGSVMVGLMDYSKMYVETQFPENTLTKLRIGQQVHITNYNIKSDTLRGILTQLSPAINEETRTFSGYIEIDNPDLKLRPGMFAKADIVTVRKDSVISIPKDIIKNRRGGKLVYTVDRNSAEEKVIHTGISDDKYIEVEKGLKAGDKIVVKGYEWLRNRSKVKVMK
- a CDS encoding TolC family protein, with the translated sequence MLKQTLVLGLLTLSGLYSAHAQEVLTLEKALNTAFEHSPSLIQSKLSLEQRQLNLKAQDASLKSQFSLDVTPFRYTRNNQYDNFNSKWYANETKMSSASFGITQPIKWTDGTISLYNDFSWQDASNRTSGGNNTSFKHNLSLRISQPLFTYNRTKMQLKELEYALENAKISYALQQLSIEKNVTSQFYDVYQKQKDLNISRDEYNNQKQNYDIIKNKVEAGLLAKEELYQAEVNLANSESTVYSKEISFENAKDNFKLLLGMSLDEDIAILFDNNIPTVDVNINDAVKYALDQRMEIRQKQITLEQDVFSIIRTKAESEFKGDLSVRVGMDALAGKVKNMYDKPTDNEEVGVTLTIPIFDWGAKKAKVKSSQLAMESDEISLEEQKKEIVIDVRQICRNLPTLIRQIEIKKKSIENAERTYEINLEKYRNGNLTGMDLQQFQNQLTTAKQDYTSAIISYKIELLNLKIQTLWDFETHKSYLPVDLLK
- a CDS encoding efflux RND transporter permease subunit — protein: MMGITKFAVKYPVSVLMITLGVCLLGIISYNKLGTDLFPDLKNPALYIDLQAGERPPEEIEKQFVEKIEAMAARQEGVKDVSSSSKVGGATITVEYDWDQDMDAAFLDLQRSMSQIAQDEEITSLNVSRYDANATPVMIISMSHKEIKDMNELRKIAENYMRSELVRLEGVADIRLNGQENAFVEVKTDSYMLEAFNLTAETIASKIESMNRNVSGGTIVNDDIQYTVKGVNLLKDLEDIGNIIVAFKTPGSTDTESGNSSTVKAPVYLKDVAKIELKNKDPENLVRYDAERSLSISVYKENKYNTVKAVENITAKLEELQKSMPGYEFHVISNQGDFIGASIGEVKDSAVMGILLAMLVLYVFLRRINTTLIVSVSIPVSIIATFNLMYFNGLTINIMTLGGLALGAGMLIDNAIVVMENIFRNLENGLSPKEAAIKGASEVSGAITSSTLTTIVVFLPIVYIQGAAGELFKEQAWTVSFSLLSSLFVAVLLIPMLASQYVKAPAKNQASLKIKGYGQFVGKLLKHRYAVVLTALVVMIGSYLLLPLIDKEFMPKADSREFSTYITLEPGTRLQSTDNAAATIENMIIELAGDDLEWIFTQVGPSTTTESQTTSGKLEGENQAEVKVKLKNKAKADADYIISNLSHNYTIPEGVEISFEKEQSALQSILGTEGAPVIIEIKGEELEMIDELSTEVKEKIASIPGLYDIKTSMEQGAPEVNISIDRLKSGIYGVDIASVASQIKEKLNGKTASNFESEGEPIDIEIKVPEVSLDELQNVEIVQGEKKYRLGEIAEVSITTAPKEINRSNQNRIGKVTAMLEKGYTLGSVTPEIKAQLKDIQFPAKYSAQITGEEEKRAESFQGLSFALILSIVLVYMVMASQFESLRHPFTILLTIPLAGVGCIYAFLLAGASLNMMAFIGIIMLAGIAVNNSILLVDAANRLKAEGFALTEAIKGAAQQRIRPIIMTSLTTILALLPMCFGFGEGASLRSPMALAVIGGLFTSTLMTLVVIPCVYYIFDKKVKNVEKI